Proteins found in one Massilia sp. H6 genomic segment:
- a CDS encoding LPS-assembly protein LptD: MSWFTAHPFPPRQVLALYALAAAASAPVHAQSVPPAPQPAASVPTAPVAASAASEQDLPITISAEEISGRPDRQLNLEREVELTRGQTRLRADSACYMRVEDEVTATGNVQMWRFGDRYKGDELQLNLETGKGYVLHPEYRLQLNNAQGRAARIDFLGENVALVRDGTYSTCEGPDPDWYLKSSTLRLDSGRDVGLAGKTVIYFKDVPIVGTPALSFSLSGARRSGWLAPTVGFGSKGKAEVTVPYYFNIAPNRDLTVYPRMMFDRGLQLGATGRYLGVTERGGYQGETHLEGLYNDRETGENRWRVDSIHTQGLAPGWSYGWNLHGASDDEYPSDFSRTVAVSAERQLLREVRTDYSGRYWSLTARAQNYQVLQDPAAATDPRLAVPRPYDRLPQVNFHAGRYDVAGFDWALDAEAVRFWHPDFVRGNRAVVVGQVSYPWVRPGYFITPKLIAHASKYDLDRANYTGERKLSRHLNTFSLDSGMVFERDTTLFGRAITQTLEPRLFYVRTPYKNQDAFPLFDTGRAGFNYAQLFSENRFVGPDRVSDANQLTAALVSRYIEPDGAERLRMAFGQRIYFEEPRVRLPGEPLHQSRSDVLLAASGRISETWSFDSGVQYDAAGSSLYSSNLSMQWQPARMKVVNAEYRYQRDGFRNVDFSAQWPLTARWYGVGRVSYALRSYGVGGASPVGKGKLLESLIGLEYKADCWVFRMGGQRFVTAAQTTSTSAFFQLELNGLSRLGLGNALETFSKSVPGYTQLNTNVGRP; this comes from the coding sequence ATGAGCTGGTTTACGGCCCACCCATTCCCCCCCCGGCAGGTACTCGCACTGTATGCACTGGCTGCCGCAGCATCCGCACCCGTGCACGCGCAGTCCGTACCGCCCGCACCACAGCCAGCTGCGTCGGTTCCCACTGCGCCGGTCGCCGCATCCGCCGCCAGTGAGCAGGACTTGCCGATCACGATCAGCGCCGAAGAAATCAGCGGGCGGCCCGACCGCCAGCTCAATCTCGAGCGCGAGGTCGAACTGACCCGCGGCCAGACCCGCTTGCGCGCCGACAGTGCGTGCTACATGCGCGTCGAAGACGAGGTCACCGCCACCGGCAACGTACAGATGTGGCGCTTCGGCGACCGTTACAAGGGCGACGAACTGCAGCTGAATTTGGAAACCGGGAAGGGCTATGTGCTCCATCCCGAATACCGTTTGCAGTTGAATAATGCCCAGGGCCGCGCCGCGCGCATCGACTTTTTGGGCGAGAACGTGGCGCTGGTGCGCGACGGTACCTACAGCACCTGCGAAGGCCCCGATCCCGACTGGTATTTGAAGTCGAGCACCCTGCGCCTCGACAGCGGGCGCGACGTCGGTTTGGCGGGCAAGACCGTGATTTATTTCAAGGATGTGCCGATCGTCGGCACCCCGGCCCTGTCGTTCTCGCTGTCGGGCGCGCGCCGCTCCGGCTGGCTGGCGCCCACGGTGGGCTTCGGCTCCAAAGGCAAGGCCGAGGTCACGGTGCCGTATTACTTCAACATCGCACCGAACCGCGACCTGACCGTCTATCCGCGCATGATGTTCGACCGCGGCCTGCAGCTGGGCGCCACCGGCCGCTATCTTGGCGTGACCGAGCGCGGCGGCTACCAGGGCGAGACCCACCTGGAAGGCTTGTACAACGACCGTGAAACCGGTGAAAACCGCTGGCGCGTGGACTCGATCCACACCCAGGGCCTGGCGCCGGGCTGGTCTTACGGCTGGAACCTGCACGGGGCGTCAGATGACGAATACCCGAGCGACTTCTCGCGCACGGTGGCGGTCAGCGCCGAGCGCCAGCTGCTGCGCGAAGTGCGCACCGACTACAGCGGCCGGTACTGGAGCCTGACCGCGCGCGCCCAGAACTACCAGGTGCTGCAGGACCCGGCCGCCGCCACCGATCCGCGCCTGGCAGTGCCGCGCCCCTACGACCGCCTGCCGCAGGTGAACTTCCATGCGGGTCGCTACGACGTGGCCGGCTTCGACTGGGCGCTGGACGCCGAGGCGGTGCGTTTCTGGCACCCCGATTTCGTGCGCGGCAACCGCGCCGTGGTGGTCGGCCAGGTCAGCTATCCGTGGGTGCGTCCCGGTTATTTCATCACGCCGAAATTGATCGCCCATGCCAGCAAATACGATCTGGACCGGGCCAACTACACGGGCGAGCGCAAGCTCTCGCGCCACCTCAATACCTTCTCGCTCGACAGCGGCATGGTGTTCGAGCGCGATACCACGCTGTTTGGCCGCGCCATCACGCAGACGCTTGAACCACGCTTGTTCTACGTGCGCACGCCGTACAAGAACCAGGATGCGTTCCCGCTCTTCGATACCGGCCGCGCCGGCTTCAATTATGCGCAGCTGTTCAGCGAGAACCGCTTCGTCGGTCCCGACCGCGTCTCCGACGCCAACCAGCTGACCGCGGCGCTGGTGTCGCGCTATATCGAGCCGGACGGCGCCGAGCGCCTGCGCATGGCCTTTGGCCAGCGCATCTATTTCGAAGAGCCGCGCGTGCGCCTGCCGGGCGAGCCGCTGCACCAGAGCCGCTCGGATGTGCTGCTGGCGGCCTCGGGCCGCATCTCGGAGACCTGGAGCTTCGATAGCGGCGTACAATATGACGCGGCCGGAAGCAGTTTGTACAGCTCGAACCTGAGCATGCAGTGGCAGCCGGCCCGGATGAAGGTCGTCAATGCCGAGTACCGCTACCAGCGAGACGGCTTCCGCAACGTCGATTTCTCGGCGCAGTGGCCGCTGACGGCGCGCTGGTATGGCGTCGGGCGCGTGAGCTATGCGCTGCGCTCGTACGGCGTGGGGGGCGCCTCGCCAGTTGGAAAGGGCAAGCTGCTCGAGAGCCTCATCGGTCTCGAGTACAAGGCCGATTGCTGGGTGTTCCGGATGGGGGGCCAGCGTTTCGTGACCGCTGCCCAGACCACCTCGACCTCGGCCTTCTTCCAGCTCGAGCTCAATGGCCTGTCGCGCCTGGGCCTGGGCAATGCGCTCGAGACCTTCAGCAAGAGCGTCCCGGGTTATACGCAGTTGAACACCAATGTGGGACGTCCTTAA
- a CDS encoding aminoglycoside phosphotransferase family protein codes for MSSLHQHSSSSADKDARLQGLTEWLASTGLVEVDSGRPASSDASFRRYYRYDVVPAMQDKLGATLVAMDAPPERENVPAFLHVQTLLLEAGVTVPAIVAQKVESGYLLLSDLGVTTYLQRLDLDNAPFMYSSAVDALLKFQLASQPGKLPEFDRAFVLREMNLFPEWYIGRHLNVTLDEAQQAQLDKVFEAITANVLAQQQVYMHRDFHSRNLMWLEHGNPGVLDFQDAVYGPITYDLASLLRDAYVQWDEDMVLDWVVRYWQSAKQLGLPVNPDIDAFYRDFEFMALQRHLKILGIFCRLNYRDSKPIYMGDLPTVMDYVRKTANRYTELKPLVRLLDALEDKAPVVGYTF; via the coding sequence ATGTCTTCTTTGCATCAACATTCCTCCTCTTCCGCCGACAAAGACGCGCGCCTCCAGGGGCTCACCGAATGGCTGGCCTCGACCGGCCTGGTGGAAGTCGACAGCGGCCGCCCCGCATCGTCCGATGCCAGCTTCCGCCGCTACTACCGCTACGACGTGGTCCCGGCCATGCAGGACAAGCTGGGCGCGACCCTGGTCGCCATGGATGCCCCGCCCGAGCGCGAGAACGTGCCGGCCTTCCTTCATGTGCAGACCCTGTTGCTGGAAGCCGGCGTCACGGTGCCTGCGATCGTCGCGCAGAAGGTCGAAAGCGGCTACCTGCTGCTGTCCGACCTGGGCGTGACCACCTACCTGCAGCGCCTGGACCTGGATAACGCGCCCTTCATGTATTCGAGCGCGGTCGACGCCCTGCTCAAGTTTCAGCTGGCCAGCCAGCCGGGCAAGCTGCCCGAGTTCGACCGCGCCTTTGTGCTGCGCGAGATGAACCTGTTCCCGGAGTGGTATATCGGGCGCCACCTGAACGTCACGCTCGACGAGGCGCAGCAGGCGCAGCTCGACAAGGTGTTCGAGGCGATCACCGCCAACGTGCTGGCCCAGCAGCAGGTCTACATGCACCGCGATTTCCATTCGCGCAACCTGATGTGGCTCGAACACGGCAACCCGGGCGTGCTCGATTTCCAGGACGCCGTGTACGGCCCGATCACCTACGACCTGGCCTCGCTGCTGCGCGACGCCTATGTTCAGTGGGACGAAGACATGGTGCTGGACTGGGTGGTGCGCTACTGGCAAAGCGCCAAGCAGCTCGGCCTGCCGGTCAATCCGGACATCGACGCCTTCTACCGCGATTTCGAATTCATGGCCCTGCAGCGCCACCTGAAAATACTGGGCATCTTCTGCCGCCTGAACTACCGCGACAGCAAGCCGATCTACATGGGCGACCTGCCGACCGTGATGGATTACGTGCGCAAGACTGCCAACCGCTACACCGAACTCAAACCGCTGGTACGCCTGCTCGACGCGCTCGAGGACAAGGCACCGGTGGTCGGCTACACCTTCTGA
- the murU gene encoding N-acetylmuramate alpha-1-phosphate uridylyltransferase MurU, producing MKAMIFAAGRGERMRPLTDACPKPLLKVRGRPMITYHVLNLVRAGIVDIVINHSHLGHMIEEELGDGSKYGARIQYSHEPSPLETAGGIVNAMHLLGDEPFLAVSGDIYAPYFDFSQVTDVLKDKDMVGVPIPVEQRDIAWLWLTPNPWHNPEGDFTLDMYTLRNDGAEKWNFAGIGVYRPEMFAGISAGEFVKFGPLMRKFIDQGRVGGELYHGLWVNVGTAGQLEELNAPLGAVKTGS from the coding sequence ATGAAAGCCATGATTTTCGCCGCCGGCCGCGGCGAGCGCATGCGTCCGCTGACGGACGCCTGCCCCAAGCCGCTGCTCAAGGTACGCGGACGCCCGATGATCACCTACCACGTGCTGAACCTGGTGCGTGCCGGGATCGTCGATATCGTCATCAACCACTCGCACCTCGGCCACATGATCGAAGAAGAACTGGGCGACGGCAGCAAGTACGGCGCGCGCATCCAGTATTCGCATGAACCGTCACCGCTGGAAACCGCGGGCGGGATCGTCAATGCGATGCACCTGCTGGGCGACGAACCCTTCCTGGCGGTGTCGGGCGATATCTACGCGCCCTATTTCGACTTCTCGCAGGTGACCGATGTCCTGAAAGACAAGGACATGGTAGGCGTCCCGATCCCGGTCGAGCAGCGCGACATCGCCTGGCTGTGGCTCACGCCCAATCCGTGGCACAACCCGGAGGGCGACTTCACACTGGATATGTACACGCTCAGGAACGACGGAGCGGAAAAGTGGAACTTCGCCGGCATCGGCGTCTACCGTCCCGAGATGTTCGCGGGGATCAGCGCGGGCGAGTTCGTCAAGTTCGGCCCCTTGATGCGCAAGTTCATCGACCAGGGCCGCGTGGGCGGAGAGCTGTACCACGGCCTGTGGGTCAATGTCGGCACCGCCGGCCAGCTCGAAGAACTCAACGCGCCGCTGGGGGCGGTGAAAACCGGTTCATGA
- a CDS encoding aminopeptidase P N-terminal domain-containing protein has product MTSAVGSYQQRRTRLLQRMQPGAVAVIATAPEVVRNGDSEYPYRHDSYFYYLTGFAEPESALVLVAPIGEKPARSVLFCREKNPEREIWDGYRYGPAAARLAFGVDEAWPIDELDAQMTRLLANAPALYYALGHSAALDAQVSNWLKAVRAQGRIGIMAPSTTHHLLGILDEMRLLKDEDEATLMARAASIAGGAHARAMRFTRPGVFEYEIEAELLHEFRRHGAQAPAYTPIVASGANVCVLHYNQNNRQSRDGELVLVDAGCEFDGYASDITRTWPVNGRFSAPQGLLYELVLQAQEAALASIVPGRRYSDMHEAAVQVLAAGMLDLGLLDRKKYGSSADAIADKAHLQFYMHGTGHWLGMDVHDVGSYRDLTHEARPSRPLLAGMALTVEPGIYVRPGEGVPEQFWNIGIRIEDDVIVTDEGARVLSGAAPKAMAEIESLMRGQ; this is encoded by the coding sequence ATGACGAGCGCCGTCGGCAGCTACCAGCAGCGGCGCACCCGCCTGCTGCAGCGCATGCAGCCGGGCGCCGTCGCGGTGATTGCCACCGCGCCTGAAGTCGTGCGTAACGGCGACAGCGAGTATCCGTACCGGCACGACAGCTATTTCTACTACCTGACCGGCTTCGCCGAACCGGAAAGCGCGCTGGTGCTGGTCGCCCCCATTGGCGAGAAACCGGCGCGTTCGGTATTGTTCTGCCGCGAGAAGAACCCGGAACGCGAAATCTGGGACGGCTACCGCTATGGCCCGGCGGCAGCGCGCCTGGCGTTCGGTGTCGACGAGGCCTGGCCGATCGACGAACTCGATGCGCAGATGACCAGGCTGCTGGCCAATGCCCCGGCGCTGTATTACGCACTGGGCCACAGCGCCGCGCTCGACGCCCAGGTGAGCAACTGGCTCAAAGCGGTGCGCGCCCAGGGCCGCATCGGCATCATGGCGCCTTCTACTACCCATCACCTGCTCGGCATCCTGGACGAGATGCGCCTGCTCAAGGACGAGGACGAAGCGACCCTGATGGCGCGCGCGGCAAGCATCGCCGGCGGCGCCCATGCGCGCGCGATGCGCTTTACCCGTCCCGGCGTGTTCGAGTATGAAATCGAGGCTGAGCTGCTGCACGAATTCCGCCGCCACGGCGCGCAGGCTCCCGCCTATACGCCGATCGTCGCCTCGGGTGCGAATGTCTGCGTCCTGCATTACAACCAGAACAATCGCCAATCCCGTGACGGCGAACTGGTACTGGTCGACGCCGGTTGCGAATTCGATGGCTACGCATCGGACATCACCCGCACCTGGCCGGTGAATGGCCGCTTCAGCGCGCCACAAGGGCTGCTGTACGAGCTGGTCTTGCAGGCACAGGAAGCGGCGCTGGCCTCGATTGTGCCCGGTCGTCGCTACAGCGACATGCACGAGGCAGCGGTGCAGGTGCTCGCGGCTGGCATGCTCGATCTTGGCTTGCTCGACCGGAAAAAGTACGGCTCCAGCGCAGACGCGATCGCCGACAAGGCGCATCTGCAGTTCTACATGCACGGCACCGGCCACTGGCTCGGGATGGACGTGCACGACGTCGGCTCCTACCGCGACCTGACGCACGAAGCACGTCCCTCGCGCCCCCTGCTGGCAGGAATGGCGTTGACGGTCGAGCCGGGCATCTATGTGCGTCCGGGCGAGGGCGTGCCGGAGCAGTTCTGGAATATCGGCATCCGCATCGAAGACGACGTGATCGTCACCGACGAGGGTGCCCGGGTGCTGTCCGGCGCGGCGCCGAAAGCGATGGCCGAGATTGAATCATTGATGCGGGGGCAGTAA
- a CDS encoding UbiH/UbiF/VisC/COQ6 family ubiquinone biosynthesis hydroxylase, whose amino-acid sequence MADGVIDLDVAICGAGPVGLALAALLVRRGMAGQRIALIDGKSLGQAITDPRSIALSWGSVQLLEQVHAWPLPATPIHEIHVSRRGHLGRSLMDRADHKLQALGYVARYGDVVDALARACERAGVTTLRPARVEALEESQRGVVLRLDDGREASAQVAVQAEGGVFGQQDGKAQQRDYAQTALIARVSVSDPVPHRAFERFTDEGPLALLPQEGDDGHGYALVWCMRPGRAMDLQMLDDASFLAQLGAAFGGRLGRFTRASARIAFPLGLNAEPRATARTVAIGNAAQTLHPVAGQGLNLGLRDAAVLARQLARGPSPETIAAFMHQRHQDRRLTIGLTDTMARAFTGTGPLQPLLGLSLAALDTLPPARHLLAELMMFGRR is encoded by the coding sequence ATGGCGGACGGAGTGATCGACCTTGATGTGGCAATCTGCGGCGCCGGGCCGGTGGGGCTGGCGCTGGCGGCCTTGCTGGTCCGGCGCGGCATGGCCGGGCAGCGAATCGCCCTCATCGACGGCAAGTCGCTGGGCCAGGCGATCACGGATCCTCGCTCGATCGCGCTGTCCTGGGGCAGCGTGCAATTGCTGGAACAAGTGCATGCCTGGCCGCTGCCAGCCACGCCGATCCACGAGATCCATGTCTCGCGCCGCGGCCACCTGGGCCGCAGCCTGATGGACCGCGCCGACCACAAGCTGCAGGCGCTCGGTTACGTGGCGCGTTATGGCGATGTGGTCGACGCGCTTGCGCGCGCCTGCGAGCGCGCCGGGGTGACCACGCTGCGCCCGGCGCGGGTGGAAGCGCTCGAGGAAAGTCAACGTGGTGTCGTGCTGCGCCTGGACGACGGACGCGAGGCAAGCGCGCAGGTGGCGGTGCAGGCCGAAGGCGGCGTGTTCGGGCAGCAGGACGGCAAGGCCCAGCAACGCGACTACGCCCAGACCGCGCTGATCGCGCGCGTTAGCGTAAGCGATCCGGTGCCGCACCGCGCCTTCGAACGCTTCACCGACGAAGGCCCGCTGGCGCTGCTGCCGCAAGAAGGCGACGATGGCCATGGCTACGCGCTGGTCTGGTGCATGCGCCCGGGCCGCGCGATGGATCTCCAGATGCTCGACGACGCCAGTTTCCTGGCGCAGCTCGGCGCGGCCTTCGGTGGCCGCCTTGGCCGTTTCACCCGCGCCTCGGCCCGCATCGCCTTCCCGCTCGGCCTGAACGCCGAGCCCCGCGCCACCGCGCGCACGGTGGCGATCGGCAATGCCGCCCAGACCCTGCACCCGGTCGCGGGCCAGGGCCTGAACCTGGGCCTGCGCGACGCCGCCGTCCTGGCCCGCCAGCTCGCGCGCGGCCCCAGCCCGGAAACCATCGCTGCCTTCATGCACCAGCGCCACCAGGACCGCCGCCTGACGATCGGCCTGACCGACACCATGGCCCGCGCCTTCACCGGCACCGGCCCCCTGCAACCCCTGCTCGGCCTGTCACTCGCCGCCCTCGACACCCTTCCCCCCGCCCGCCACCTGCTCGCCGAGCTCATGATGTTCGGCCGCCGCTAA
- a CDS encoding NAD(P)(+) transhydrogenase (Re/Si-specific) subunit beta: MNFISMNLVTLLYLVASVCFIQALKGLSSPSTARLGNTFGMAGMAIAVVTTVALIFKLQAELGTGRGMGFPLVILGVVVGGSIGAIAAKKVEMTKMPELVAAMHSLIGLAAVCIAIAAVSEPWAFNIATRETPLPFGNRLELFIGTFVGAVTFSGSVIAFGKLSGKYKFRLFQGAPVRFAGQHMLNLVLAIALIALGLVFCFADGVEPAWTPFIIMAALSFVLGVLIIIPIGGADMPVVVSMLNSYSGWAAAGIGFSLNNSMLIIAGSLVGSSGAILSYIMCKAMNRSFFNVLLGGFGGEAVVDDGTTKEQKPVKSGSADDAAFILQNAESVIIVPGYGLAVARAQHSVKELVDKLTERGVQVRYAIHPVAGRMPGHMNVLLAEAEVPYDQVVEMEDINGEFGQTDVVLVLGANDVVNPAAKDPKSAIAGMPILEAYKAKSIIVNKRSMASGYAGLDNELFYQPNTMMVFGDAKKVIESMVKAVE; encoded by the coding sequence ATGAATTTCATCAGCATGAACCTCGTGACCCTGCTCTACCTGGTGGCATCGGTCTGCTTCATCCAGGCGCTCAAGGGCCTGTCCTCGCCCTCGACCGCGCGCCTGGGCAACACCTTCGGCATGGCCGGCATGGCGATCGCAGTGGTGACCACGGTCGCCCTGATCTTCAAGCTGCAGGCCGAACTCGGCACCGGGCGCGGCATGGGCTTCCCGCTGGTGATCCTGGGCGTGGTGGTGGGTGGCAGTATCGGCGCGATCGCGGCCAAGAAGGTCGAAATGACCAAGATGCCCGAACTGGTCGCGGCGATGCACTCGCTGATCGGCCTGGCCGCGGTGTGCATTGCCATTGCCGCCGTGTCCGAGCCGTGGGCGTTCAACATCGCCACGCGCGAGACCCCGCTGCCATTCGGGAACCGGCTCGAGCTGTTCATCGGTACCTTTGTCGGCGCGGTGACGTTTTCGGGCTCGGTGATCGCCTTCGGCAAGCTGTCGGGCAAATACAAGTTTCGCCTGTTCCAGGGCGCGCCGGTGCGCTTCGCGGGCCAGCACATGCTCAACTTGGTGCTGGCGATCGCGCTGATCGCGCTGGGCCTGGTGTTCTGCTTCGCCGACGGCGTGGAGCCGGCCTGGACCCCGTTCATCATCATGGCCGCGCTGTCCTTCGTTCTTGGCGTGTTGATCATCATCCCGATCGGCGGCGCTGACATGCCGGTGGTGGTGTCGATGCTGAACTCCTATTCTGGCTGGGCGGCGGCAGGTATCGGCTTCTCGCTGAACAACTCGATGCTGATCATCGCTGGCTCGCTGGTGGGTTCGAGCGGCGCGATCCTCTCGTACATCATGTGCAAGGCGATGAACCGCTCGTTCTTCAATGTGCTGCTGGGCGGCTTTGGCGGCGAAGCGGTGGTCGACGATGGCACTACCAAGGAGCAAAAGCCGGTGAAATCCGGCTCGGCCGACGACGCGGCCTTCATCTTGCAAAATGCCGAGTCGGTGATCATCGTCCCGGGCTACGGCCTGGCGGTGGCACGTGCCCAGCACTCGGTCAAGGAGCTGGTCGACAAGCTCACCGAGCGCGGCGTCCAGGTGCGCTACGCGATCCATCCGGTGGCAGGCCGCATGCCTGGCCACATGAACGTGCTGCTGGCCGAAGCCGAGGTGCCTTACGACCAGGTCGTGGAGATGGAAGACATCAACGGCGAGTTCGGCCAGACCGACGTGGTACTGGTGCTGGGCGCAAACGACGTGGTCAACCCGGCCGCGAAAGATCCCAAGTCCGCGATCGCCGGCATGCCGATCCTCGAGGCCTACAAGGCCAAGAGCATCATCGTCAACAAGCGCTCGATGGCCTCCGGCTATGCCGGCCTGGACAACGAACTGTTCTACCAACCGAATACGATGATGGTCTTTGGCGACGCCAAGAAAGTAATCGAATCCATGGTCAAAGCCGTCGAATAA
- a CDS encoding NAD(P) transhydrogenase subunit alpha: MEISHTIINLIIFVLAIYVGYHVVWNVTPALHTPLMAVTNAISAIIIVGAMLAAGLTEGLTGQVAGTLAVALAAVNVFGGFMVTRRMLEMFKKKEPKAKLPAAGEQA; this comes from the coding sequence ATGGAAATCAGCCACACCATCATCAACCTGATCATCTTCGTGCTGGCCATCTACGTCGGCTACCACGTGGTCTGGAACGTCACCCCCGCGCTGCACACGCCGCTGATGGCGGTGACCAACGCGATCTCCGCCATCATCATCGTCGGCGCCATGCTGGCAGCCGGCCTCACCGAAGGACTCACCGGACAAGTGGCCGGCACGCTGGCGGTGGCGCTGGCCGCGGTCAACGTCTTTGGCGGCTTCATGGTCACGCGGCGCATGCTTGAGATGTTCAAGAAAAAGGAGCCGAAAGCCAAGCTGCCGGCGGCGGGAGAACAGGCATGA